Genomic window (Candidatus Binataceae bacterium):
CAAGCGCACGGCTGCGCCAAATCGCGATGGTGGTCTTGCCGTTGAATCCGTGCCCGAAGTGGATCCTGCCGATGGTGTTCTGCACCTCTTCGACCGCGACGTTGTTGACCAGCGCAATCTTGGTCAGCGGCCGAATGTCGACTTTGCGGAGGGCCGGAAAGACACTGGCGATGTCTTCGATGCCGCGATCGAGTACCACCTTGGGCGAGGTCAGAACGCATCCATGTGAGTAGACGCTGCGCATTCCGCCCAACTGCTTGCGGTCGAGCAGCAACTCTTCCTTGAACTTGATCTCGTCATGGCCCGCTGCCATCGGACGCACGTCGACCGAGGCGGCCTCTTTCAATTCGGGACTGCGGTACTTGATGGTCAACTCGTGGTCCGCGCGCGGCCATCCATCATCGTAAAAGGTGCGCTTTCGGAGAATTAAATGATTGTTGTAGAGGTCAAAGCGAGGGGTGTCATAGAACAGCACCTCGCGAACCTGGCTGTGAAACGCTTCCTTCTCGAGGTCGACCTTGAGATCGAATTTTTTCACCGTCGCGTATACCGCGTCCCAGAACTGCATGAACCCTTCCTTGCTCGTAAAGCGGTCGGGCTTCAGCAGAATCTTGTACTCGCGGTAGTGAATCACGTCATCGGGTAGATGCTTGGTTTCCGGGTGCTTGCTTATGTGCTTATCCATCGTCCCTCTGTCTCGGCCGAACCAAGGTCGCACGAATTCTAGCAGTTAGGCTGCAATCCAGCGCAAGATGTCCTATGGTCGCACAGAGTTTTTGCCAGCCGTGCGCCGATGCTAGGGTTCCGGCGCGGGAGGTTAATCGCCATGGAATATCGAATCACGCAGGGCCGGCTGTCGATCGGAGATTTCTCGCTTTATTACGAGCGCGCGGGCAGTGGGTTCCCGCTCGTCTTTTTGCACGGGCTGGGCGGTAACCACTTGTCGTGGTGGCAGCAAGTGCCGTACTTCATGCGATGGTACGAATGCATCACCCTTGACCAGCGCAGCTTCGGCATGTCGCCCGACCCCGAGGGGCTGTTCAATCGCGCTCACGCAAGCGACCTCGCCCGTCTCCTCGATCACCTCAAAATCGAGAAGGCGGCCCTGGTCGGGCAATCGATGGGCGGATGGACGATCGTGGGCTGCGCCCTGGAGCGGCCAGATCGGGTAGGAGCGATGGTGCTGGCTGACACTCCGGGCGGAATCTTCACGTCCGAGATGAGATTCGGCGCACCCCGCTCGCCGCTGGTGATGGACACCACCCCTCCGATCGGTTCCCTACCGACTTATGCGCTCGATTACTTCGCGCGCCGCCCTGAAATGGCCTACCTGTATGACGAAGTGCGGATCCTTGGCGCGCGACCGCCGGGCGACGCGGGTTCGCAAATCTCCAAGCTGCGCTACGATCTCGACGCGGTCAGATCACGCCTCACGATGCCAATTCTGTGCGTGGTCGGCGAGCAGGACGAGCTCATCCCGCCCGAGATGATTCGCACGCTAGTTACGGAATTGCCCAAGGGCACCATGGCAACGGTGCCCGACTGCGGGCACTCGATCTATTTCGA
Coding sequences:
- a CDS encoding alpha/beta hydrolase; this encodes MEYRITQGRLSIGDFSLYYERAGSGFPLVFLHGLGGNHLSWWQQVPYFMRWYECITLDQRSFGMSPDPEGLFNRAHASDLARLLDHLKIEKAALVGQSMGGWTIVGCALERPDRVGAMVLADTPGGIFTSEMRFGAPRSPLVMDTTPPIGSLPTYALDYFARRPEMAYLYDEVRILGARPPGDAGSQISKLRYDLDAVRSRLTMPILCVVGEQDELIPPEMIRTLVTELPKGTMATVPDCGHSIYFEQPQVFNQLVRDFLRQSLK